One part of the Streptomyces sp. NBC_00286 genome encodes these proteins:
- a CDS encoding small hydrophobic protein, with amino-acid sequence MMAGFGHTTRKHPRSRSRTWSRSGPDRATLGIIGAICAVAGFFALGIVLGPVAIACGWLAMGRSWSGARPVPAVIAVVLGTIDTILAIVWLAGAGTPAAGMF; translated from the coding sequence ATGATGGCGGGCTTCGGACACACCACGCGCAAGCACCCCCGCTCACGTAGCCGGACGTGGTCACGGAGTGGGCCGGATCGCGCGACGCTCGGAATCATCGGAGCCATCTGCGCGGTCGCCGGCTTCTTCGCACTGGGCATCGTTCTCGGCCCGGTGGCGATCGCCTGCGGCTGGCTCGCCATGGGACGCAGCTGGAGCGGCGCCCGCCCGGTACCGGCAGTGATCGCCGTAGTGCTGGGCACGATCGACACGATCCTGGCGATCGTCTGGCTCGCCGGGGCAGGAACTCCCGCGGCCGGAATGTTCTGA
- a CDS encoding MFS transporter produces MTSQTTVDKTGSGDKTPVVPSDRTTDRGLRGHPWLTLITVAVGVMMVALDGTIVAIANPAIATDLGATFADVQWITNSYFLALAVTLITAGKLGDRFGHRQTFLIGVVGFAAASGVIGLSSSIGMVITFRVFQGLFGALLMPAALGLLRATFPAEKLNMAIGIWGMVIGASTAGGPILGGVLVEHVNWQSVFFINVPVGILAVVLGVWILTDHRAENAPRSFDLLGIGLLSGAMFCLVWALIKAPEWGWGDGMTWTFLGISVLGFALFALWETRVKEPLIPLGLFRSIPLSAGVVLMILMAIAFMGGLFFVTFYLQNVHGMSPIDAGLHLLPLTGMMIVGSPLAGAMITKVGPRIPLAGGMACTAIAMYGMSTLEKGTGSGVMSIWFALLGLGLAPVMVGATEVIVGNAPMELSGVAGGLQQAAMQIGGSLGTAVLGAVMASKVDNDLAGNWAEAKLPPLSEAQLHQASEAVQVGAAPVPPDTPAPIAEKITDVAHDTFISGMSLASLVAAGVAAVAVLVAFLTKRGANADAAGPGAGHI; encoded by the coding sequence ATGACTAGTCAGACCACTGTCGACAAGACGGGCTCGGGGGACAAGACGCCAGTCGTCCCGTCGGACCGGACAACGGACCGGGGGCTTCGCGGCCACCCCTGGTTGACCCTCATCACCGTGGCCGTGGGCGTCATGATGGTGGCCCTCGACGGCACCATCGTGGCCATCGCCAACCCGGCCATCGCCACGGACCTGGGCGCCACTTTCGCCGACGTCCAGTGGATCACCAACTCGTACTTCCTGGCACTCGCCGTCACGCTGATCACGGCGGGCAAGCTCGGCGACCGGTTCGGGCACCGGCAGACCTTCCTCATAGGCGTCGTGGGCTTCGCGGCGGCCTCGGGCGTGATCGGCCTGTCCAGCTCCATCGGCATGGTGATCACGTTCCGCGTCTTCCAAGGCCTGTTCGGCGCGCTGCTGATGCCGGCCGCGCTCGGACTGCTGCGGGCCACCTTCCCCGCCGAGAAGCTGAACATGGCCATCGGCATCTGGGGCATGGTGATCGGCGCCTCCACCGCAGGCGGCCCTATCCTCGGCGGCGTGCTGGTGGAGCACGTCAACTGGCAGTCCGTCTTCTTCATCAACGTCCCCGTCGGCATCCTGGCCGTCGTCCTCGGCGTATGGATCCTTACCGACCACCGCGCCGAGAACGCGCCGCGCTCCTTCGACCTGCTCGGCATCGGGCTGCTGTCCGGCGCCATGTTCTGCCTGGTCTGGGCGCTCATCAAGGCCCCCGAGTGGGGCTGGGGCGACGGTATGACCTGGACGTTCCTGGGCATCTCCGTGCTCGGCTTCGCCCTGTTCGCCCTCTGGGAGACCAGGGTCAAGGAACCGCTGATTCCGCTGGGCCTGTTCCGTTCCATACCGCTGTCGGCGGGTGTGGTCCTGATGATCCTGATGGCCATCGCCTTCATGGGCGGCCTCTTCTTCGTCACCTTCTACTTGCAGAACGTGCACGGCATGAGCCCCATCGACGCCGGCCTGCACCTGCTGCCGCTCACCGGCATGATGATCGTGGGCTCGCCCCTCGCGGGCGCCATGATCACCAAGGTGGGGCCGCGCATCCCGCTCGCGGGCGGCATGGCGTGCACGGCCATCGCCATGTACGGCATGTCGACGCTGGAGAAGGGCACCGGCAGCGGCGTCATGTCGATCTGGTTCGCCCTCCTCGGCCTCGGACTCGCGCCCGTCATGGTCGGCGCGACCGAAGTCATCGTGGGCAACGCGCCGATGGAGCTCTCCGGTGTCGCCGGCGGTCTCCAGCAGGCCGCGATGCAGATCGGCGGCAGCCTCGGTACGGCGGTGCTCGGCGCTGTGATGGCCTCCAAGGTCGACAACGACCTCGCGGGCAACTGGGCGGAGGCCAAGCTTCCGCCGCTCTCCGAGGCCCAGCTCCACCAGGCCTCCGAGGCGGTCCAGGTCGGCGCCGCGCCGGTGCCGCCGGACACTCCGGCCCCGATCGCCGAGAAGATCACGGACGTCGCCCACGACACGTTCATCTCCGGCATGAGCCTGGCCAGCCTGGTCGCCGCCGGGGTCGCAGCCGTCGCGGTCCTCGTCGCCTTCCTCACCAAGCGCGGTGCCAACGCGGACGCCGCCGGGCCGGGGGCGGGGCACATCTAA
- a CDS encoding DUF4429 domain-containing protein, translating into MGDVLAGFHAAWEFDSDSVLIRFERGIRTPKLFQALGERRIPIEAIAAVTLTPGKRGTVVLRAEPRPGADPLMEAAAGQLKEACDPYRLVLPGDRETLAEYYADELRAQLIPDDAAEAERYLVEPPETPLQFKAYDGKASFDGKSVSFRWFWTGASSAKWKAGDQSFAVSELSGVEWRSPEVFEGHLRLLHRDPAYTQPAQADQDPAAVVFGLGYGPVHESLPFAASVLAAVRAAGPPAKSDGAPAARHRDPADIAERIRHLGELHQAGLVTDEEFTSKKAELLAEL; encoded by the coding sequence ATGGGTGACGTACTGGCCGGATTTCATGCCGCCTGGGAGTTCGACTCCGACTCCGTGCTCATCCGCTTCGAACGGGGGATCCGTACGCCGAAGCTCTTCCAGGCGCTCGGTGAGCGCCGTATCCCGATCGAGGCGATCGCAGCGGTGACGCTGACCCCGGGCAAGCGCGGGACGGTCGTCTTGCGTGCCGAGCCGAGACCGGGCGCGGACCCCCTGATGGAGGCGGCGGCGGGACAGCTGAAGGAAGCGTGCGATCCCTACCGTCTGGTGCTGCCCGGCGACCGCGAGACGCTCGCCGAGTACTACGCCGACGAGCTGCGGGCTCAGCTCATTCCCGACGACGCGGCCGAGGCAGAGCGGTATCTGGTGGAACCGCCCGAGACGCCGCTGCAGTTCAAGGCGTACGACGGGAAGGCGTCCTTCGACGGCAAGTCGGTGTCCTTCCGCTGGTTCTGGACGGGCGCCTCGTCCGCCAAGTGGAAGGCGGGCGATCAGAGTTTCGCGGTCTCGGAGCTGAGCGGCGTCGAGTGGCGGTCGCCCGAGGTCTTCGAGGGCCATCTGCGGCTGTTGCACCGCGACCCGGCCTACACCCAGCCCGCGCAGGCCGACCAGGATCCGGCGGCGGTCGTCTTCGGCCTCGGTTACGGGCCTGTGCACGAGTCGCTGCCGTTCGCGGCCTCGGTCCTCGCGGCCGTACGCGCCGCCGGTCCTCCGGCGAAGAGTGACGGCGCCCCGGCTGCACGGCACCGTGATCCCGCGGACATCGCGGAGCGGATCCGGCATCTGGGGGAGCTGCACCAGGCGGGGCTGGTGACGGACGAGGAATTCACGTCTAAGAAGGCGGAGTTGCTGGCGGAGTTGTGA
- a CDS encoding alpha/beta hydrolase has product MTSFDSPPQLNVWRALLALAVVFVMLATTGWTVVRNHRAAPTPLEASLSAWERGSIGGRSLPDPDAAPARLTRFFASLDVQQRHRLAARYPLAVGNMNGAPVKLRYRANRIAIDEARKTERERMHDERLSPAGQHEAGRRMHRYEDLLAEGRQLLAFDPLGAGRIAEVFGDLGKAQRVSVVVPGVDTDVLNFQRTDREFAAPVGMARSLYLEERAASPSTRTAVIAWADYTAPSGLGMDAATGVRAEEGAVRLNTLVRTLPGRSPIALYCHSYGSVVCGVAAHALPSRVSDIAVAGSPGMRVANAAQLGTSARVWATRDSDDWIQDVPYMAVGWLGHGADPVSSGFGARVLSAWGAKGHAGYFEPGTESLRNFAEIGVGAYRAVSCAHEDDVCQKGLSDMAEAGRA; this is encoded by the coding sequence GTGACTTCCTTCGACTCCCCTCCCCAACTCAACGTCTGGCGCGCTCTCCTCGCTCTGGCCGTCGTCTTCGTCATGCTGGCGACCACCGGCTGGACCGTCGTACGCAACCACAGAGCCGCCCCGACGCCGCTCGAAGCCTCCCTCTCCGCCTGGGAGCGCGGCAGCATCGGCGGACGCTCGCTGCCGGATCCGGATGCCGCTCCGGCCCGTCTCACCCGCTTCTTCGCGTCGCTCGACGTCCAGCAGCGGCACCGGCTCGCCGCCCGCTATCCGCTCGCGGTCGGCAATATGAACGGGGCGCCGGTGAAACTCCGCTACCGCGCCAACCGCATCGCGATCGACGAGGCACGCAAGACCGAGCGAGAACGCATGCACGACGAACGGCTCTCGCCCGCCGGTCAGCACGAGGCGGGCCGCCGTATGCATCGTTACGAGGACCTGCTGGCCGAGGGCCGTCAGCTACTTGCCTTCGACCCGCTGGGCGCGGGCCGGATCGCCGAGGTCTTCGGTGACCTGGGCAAGGCGCAGCGCGTCTCGGTCGTCGTGCCGGGCGTCGACACCGACGTACTGAACTTCCAGCGCACCGACCGCGAGTTCGCCGCGCCCGTCGGCATGGCGAGGTCCCTGTACCTGGAGGAGCGCGCGGCGAGCCCGAGTACGCGTACGGCCGTGATCGCCTGGGCCGACTACACGGCGCCCAGCGGGCTCGGTATGGACGCGGCCACGGGCGTACGCGCCGAGGAGGGCGCCGTGCGGCTCAACACGCTCGTACGGACGCTGCCCGGCCGCTCGCCCATCGCGCTGTACTGCCACAGTTACGGCTCCGTGGTCTGCGGTGTCGCTGCGCACGCGCTGCCGTCCCGGGTCTCCGACATAGCGGTCGCGGGCAGCCCCGGGATGCGGGTGGCGAACGCCGCGCAGCTGGGCACCTCGGCGCGGGTGTGGGCCACGCGGGACTCCGACGACTGGATCCAGGACGTGCCGTACATGGCGGTCGGCTGGCTCGGTCACGGGGCCGATCCGGTGTCCTCGGGATTCGGGGCGCGGGTGCTGTCCGCGTGGGGCGCGAAGGGCCACGCGGGCTATTTCGAGCCGGGTACGGAGAGCCTGCGCAACTTCGCCGAGATCGGCGTTGGCGCGTACCGGGCGGTGAGCTGCGCACACGAGGATGACGTGTGCCAGAAGGGTTTGTCCGACATGGCTGAAGCCGGACGCGCGTAG
- a CDS encoding TetR family transcriptional regulator, translating to MDTLPRPGLRERKKQRTRDALVRAALELFTSKGYEGTTVDEIAEAVDVSQRTFFRYFAGKEEAAFAVLEMTEAHFLDLVRERPPPESPLEALRRAVLENWDTLHETIESVIPVELHMRTFQLIESTPALLAAHLRRTAALEEKLAHLIAEREGLDVDADPRPRVAVAVFSGVMRVTGQRWSTGDDISVEAIRALTTAYLDQVGPALAKDWNVQGKTDGDRA from the coding sequence ATGGATACGCTGCCCCGCCCCGGGTTGCGCGAGCGCAAGAAGCAGCGGACCCGGGACGCGCTCGTACGGGCCGCTCTGGAGCTGTTCACGAGCAAGGGCTACGAGGGGACGACAGTCGACGAGATCGCCGAAGCCGTCGATGTGTCACAGCGCACGTTCTTCCGTTATTTCGCGGGCAAGGAGGAGGCCGCGTTCGCCGTACTGGAGATGACGGAGGCGCATTTCCTCGACCTGGTGCGCGAACGGCCGCCCCCCGAGAGCCCGTTGGAGGCGCTACGCCGTGCCGTCCTGGAGAACTGGGACACCCTGCACGAGACGATCGAGAGCGTCATCCCGGTCGAACTCCACATGCGCACCTTCCAGCTGATCGAGTCGACACCCGCCCTGCTCGCCGCCCATCTGCGCCGCACCGCGGCGCTGGAGGAGAAGCTCGCGCATCTGATCGCCGAGCGTGAGGGCCTGGACGTGGACGCCGATCCGCGGCCGCGGGTGGCGGTGGCCGTGTTCAGTGGCGTGATGCGGGTGACCGGGCAGCGATGGAGCACGGGTGACGACATCAGCGTCGAGGCGATTCGCGCGCTGACCACCGCTTATCTCGACCAGGTGGGACCCGCGTTGGCCAAGGACTGGAACGTACAAGGCAAAACGGACGGCGACAGGGCGTGA
- a CDS encoding potassium channel family protein, with the protein MNEGSAQLRWERRTQQPLMGMAVVFAAAYAVPIVWPDASRAVMDACAVVEWVVWGAFSFDYLVRLVLADRRGEFVRTHWLDLCAVLLPLIRPLQLLRVVATVLLVGQRARMATQIRLTTYVVGAVVALMMFGSLAVLSVERESPGGNIKTMGDAVWWSFTTMTTVGYGDHAPTTGLGRMIAVGLMLSGIALLGVVTANIAAWFIARFESDDVEERRQTAAIEALSEEVRALRAQVAALSESPGTLPGKGRTHDHV; encoded by the coding sequence ATGAACGAGGGATCGGCGCAGCTTCGTTGGGAGCGGCGTACTCAGCAGCCGTTGATGGGGATGGCGGTGGTGTTCGCCGCCGCCTACGCGGTGCCGATCGTCTGGCCCGACGCCAGTCGCGCCGTGATGGACGCATGTGCCGTCGTGGAGTGGGTGGTGTGGGGAGCCTTCTCCTTCGACTACCTGGTACGGCTCGTACTGGCCGACCGGCGCGGGGAGTTCGTACGTACGCACTGGCTCGACCTGTGCGCCGTACTGCTGCCGCTGATCCGGCCGCTGCAACTGCTCAGAGTCGTGGCCACCGTGTTGCTCGTCGGACAGCGGGCCAGGATGGCCACGCAGATCCGGCTCACGACGTACGTCGTGGGCGCCGTGGTGGCGCTGATGATGTTCGGCTCGCTCGCCGTGCTGTCCGTGGAACGGGAGTCGCCGGGCGGCAACATCAAGACGATGGGTGACGCGGTGTGGTGGTCGTTCACCACCATGACGACCGTCGGCTACGGCGACCACGCACCGACGACCGGGCTCGGCCGCATGATCGCCGTCGGGCTGATGCTCTCCGGGATCGCCCTGCTCGGTGTCGTCACCGCCAACATCGCGGCCTGGTTCATCGCCCGCTTCGAGTCGGACGACGTGGAGGAGCGCCGGCAGACGGCCGCGATCGAGGCTCTGTCAGAGGAAGTTCGGGCGCTGCGCGCCCAGGTAGCCGCGCTGTCCGAATCCCCGGGAACGCTTCCCGGGAAGGGACGTACGCACGACCACGTATAG
- the aceE gene encoding pyruvate dehydrogenase (acetyl-transferring), homodimeric type: MASGPDRNPIIIGGLPSQVPDFDPEETQEWLDSLDAAVDQRGRERARYLMLRLIERAREKRVAVPEMRSTDYVNTIATKDEPFFPGNEEIERKILNATRWNAAVMVSRAQRPGIGVGGHIATFASSASLYDVGFNHFFRGKDEGDGGDQVFFQGHASPGIYARAFMLDRLSEGQLDGFRQEKSKYPDGLSSYPHPRSMPDFWEFPTVSMGLGPLGAIFQARMNRYMEARGIADTSKSHVWAFLGDGEMDEPESLGQLSIAAREGLDNLTFVVNCNLQRLDGPVRGNGKIIQELESQFRGAGWNVIKLVWDRTWDPLLAQDRDGVLVNKMNTTPDGQFQTYATETGAYIRDHFFGDDQRLRTMVENMTDDQILHLGRGGHDHRKIYAAFSAAKAHKGQPTVILAKTIKGWTLGPNFEGRNATHQMKKLTVADLKGFRDRLHLPISDKELEEGPPPYYHPGPNSEEIQYMHDRRKGLGGYVPTRVVRSKPLALPEDKTYASVKKGSGQQSIATTMAFVRLLKDLMRDKEIGKRFVLIAPDEYRTFGMDSFFPSAKIYNPLGQQYEAVDRDLLLAYKESPTGQMLHDGISEAGCTASLIAAGSAYATHGEPLIPVYVFYSMFGFQRTGDQFWQMADQLARGFVLGATAGRTTLTGEGLQHADGHSQLLASTNPGCVAYDPAYGFEIAHIVKDGLRRMYGSSEEHPHGEDVFYYLTVYNEPIQHPSEPENVDVEGILKGIHRFSAGTSGSIPAQIMASGVAVPWAVEAQKILAEEWNVKADVWSATSWNELRREAVEVEQHNLLHPEEEQRVPYVTRKLSDAEGPFVAVSDWMRSVPDQISRWVPGTYQSLGADGFGFADTRGAARRFFHIDAQSIVVAVLTELAREGKVDRSALKQAVDRYQLLDVSAADPGAAGGDA; the protein is encoded by the coding sequence GTGGCTTCCGGACCCGATCGCAACCCGATCATCATTGGCGGCCTTCCGAGTCAGGTACCTGACTTCGATCCCGAAGAGACCCAGGAGTGGCTCGATTCCCTCGATGCCGCCGTCGACCAGCGCGGCCGGGAGCGAGCCCGGTATCTGATGTTGCGCCTGATCGAGCGGGCCCGCGAGAAGCGCGTGGCCGTGCCCGAGATGCGCAGCACGGATTACGTCAACACCATCGCCACCAAGGACGAGCCGTTCTTCCCGGGCAACGAGGAGATCGAGCGCAAGATCCTCAACGCGACCCGCTGGAACGCCGCGGTCATGGTCTCGCGGGCCCAGCGCCCAGGCATCGGCGTCGGCGGCCATATCGCCACCTTCGCCTCCTCCGCCTCCCTCTACGACGTGGGCTTCAACCACTTCTTCCGCGGCAAGGACGAGGGCGACGGCGGCGACCAGGTCTTCTTCCAGGGCCATGCCTCGCCGGGCATCTACGCACGCGCCTTCATGCTGGACCGCCTCTCCGAGGGGCAGCTCGACGGCTTCCGCCAGGAGAAGTCGAAGTACCCGGACGGACTGTCCAGCTACCCGCACCCCCGCTCGATGCCCGACTTCTGGGAGTTCCCGACCGTCTCCATGGGCCTCGGCCCGCTGGGCGCGATCTTCCAGGCGCGGATGAACCGCTACATGGAGGCCCGCGGCATCGCGGACACCTCCAAGTCCCATGTGTGGGCCTTCCTCGGCGACGGCGAGATGGACGAGCCGGAGTCGCTCGGCCAGCTGTCCATCGCCGCGCGCGAGGGCCTGGACAACCTGACCTTCGTCGTCAACTGCAACCTCCAGCGGCTCGACGGTCCCGTACGCGGCAACGGCAAGATCATCCAGGAGCTGGAGTCCCAGTTCCGGGGCGCCGGCTGGAATGTGATCAAGCTGGTCTGGGACCGCACCTGGGACCCGCTGCTCGCCCAGGACCGCGACGGTGTGCTGGTCAACAAGATGAACACCACGCCGGACGGCCAGTTCCAGACGTACGCCACCGAGACCGGCGCGTACATCCGCGACCACTTCTTCGGCGACGACCAGCGGCTGCGGACGATGGTCGAGAACATGACCGACGACCAGATCCTGCACCTCGGTCGCGGCGGCCACGACCACCGGAAGATCTACGCGGCGTTCTCGGCGGCCAAGGCGCACAAGGGCCAGCCCACGGTGATCCTCGCCAAGACGATCAAGGGCTGGACGCTCGGCCCGAACTTCGAGGGCCGTAACGCCACGCACCAGATGAAGAAGCTGACGGTCGCCGACCTCAAGGGCTTCCGCGACCGCCTGCACCTGCCGATCTCCGACAAGGAACTGGAGGAGGGCCCGCCGCCGTACTACCACCCGGGCCCGAACTCCGAGGAGATCCAGTACATGCACGACCGCCGCAAAGGCCTGGGCGGTTACGTCCCGACCCGCGTCGTGCGCTCGAAGCCGCTCGCGCTGCCCGAGGACAAGACGTACGCGAGTGTGAAGAAGGGGTCCGGTCAGCAGTCGATCGCCACGACCATGGCGTTCGTACGGCTGCTGAAGGACCTCATGCGGGACAAGGAGATCGGCAAGCGGTTCGTGCTGATCGCGCCCGACGAGTACCGCACCTTCGGCATGGACTCGTTCTTCCCGAGCGCGAAGATCTACAACCCGCTCGGCCAGCAGTACGAGGCGGTCGACCGTGATCTGCTGCTCGCGTACAAGGAGTCGCCGACCGGGCAGATGCTGCACGACGGCATCTCCGAGGCGGGCTGCACGGCGTCGCTGATCGCGGCCGGTTCGGCGTACGCGACGCACGGCGAGCCGCTCATCCCGGTGTACGTCTTCTACTCGATGTTCGGATTCCAGCGCACCGGTGACCAGTTCTGGCAGATGGCCGACCAGTTGGCGCGCGGTTTTGTACTGGGCGCGACCGCGGGCCGTACGACGCTGACCGGTGAGGGTCTGCAACACGCGGACGGACACTCGCAGTTGCTGGCCTCGACGAACCCGGGCTGTGTCGCGTACGACCCGGCGTACGGTTTCGAGATCGCGCACATCGTGAAGGACGGGCTTCGCCGGATGTACGGCTCCTCCGAGGAGCACCCGCACGGCGAGGACGTCTTCTACTACCTCACCGTCTACAACGAGCCGATCCAGCACCCGTCCGAACCGGAGAACGTGGACGTCGAGGGCATCCTCAAGGGCATCCACCGCTTCTCGGCAGGCACTTCGGGCTCCATTCCCGCGCAGATCATGGCGTCCGGTGTCGCCGTTCCGTGGGCCGTCGAGGCGCAGAAGATCCTCGCCGAGGAGTGGAACGTCAAGGCGGACGTCTGGTCGGCGACCTCCTGGAACGAGCTGCGACGCGAGGCCGTGGAAGTGGAGCAGCACAATCTCCTTCACCCCGAGGAAGAGCAGCGAGTTCCGTATGTGACGCGGAAGTTGTCGGACGCCGAGGGTCCGTTCGTGGCGGTCTCCGACTGGATGCGATCGGTTCCGGATCAGATCTCGCGCTGGGTACCCGGCACGTACCAGTCCCTGGGGGCGGACGGTTTCGGTTTCGCGGACACCCGCGGGGCGGCTCGCCGCTTCTTCCACATCGACGCGCAGTCGATCGTGGTCGCGGTCCTGACGGAGCTCGCCCGCGAGGGGAAGGTCGATCGCTCGGCCTTGAAGCAGGCCGTTGATCGGTATCAGTTGCTGGATGTTTCGGCGGCGGATCCGGGTGCCGCGGGAGGCGACGCGTAA
- a CDS encoding response regulator transcription factor, whose product MTIRVIIVDDQAMVRAGFAALLAAQSDIDVVGEAADGRKGVELARGTRPDVVLMDVRMPEMDGLAAARILLDPQEEDKDHETYDDGAAVSRPKVLMLTTFDADDYVYEALRAGASGFLLKDAPPADLIAAVRVVAAGDALLAPKVTRRLIADFAQQRPAQRRRPAVQLDGLTPRETEVVELVARGLSNQEIANHLVLAEQTVKTHIGRVLAKLDLRDRAQAVIFAYESGLVTPGDR is encoded by the coding sequence ATGACCATCCGCGTGATCATCGTCGACGACCAGGCCATGGTTCGCGCCGGTTTCGCGGCCCTGTTGGCGGCGCAGAGCGATATCGACGTGGTGGGCGAGGCGGCGGACGGCAGAAAGGGTGTCGAGCTGGCCCGTGGCACGCGGCCCGACGTCGTGCTCATGGACGTACGGATGCCGGAGATGGACGGACTGGCCGCGGCGCGCATACTGCTGGACCCACAGGAGGAAGACAAGGACCACGAGACCTACGACGACGGGGCCGCCGTCAGCCGGCCGAAGGTGCTGATGCTCACCACCTTCGACGCGGACGACTACGTGTACGAGGCGTTGCGTGCCGGAGCCTCCGGGTTCCTGCTCAAGGACGCGCCGCCCGCGGACCTGATCGCGGCGGTGCGGGTGGTGGCCGCGGGGGACGCGTTGCTCGCCCCGAAGGTGACGCGCCGTCTGATCGCGGACTTCGCGCAGCAGCGGCCCGCGCAGCGCAGAAGACCCGCCGTTCAGCTGGACGGCCTGACACCGCGTGAGACGGAGGTCGTTGAGCTGGTCGCCCGCGGGTTGTCCAACCAGGAGATAGCGAACCATCTGGTGCTGGCCGAGCAGACGGTGAAGACCCACATAGGCCGCGTACTGGCGAAGCTGGACCTGCGCGATCGCGCGCAGGCGGTGATCTTCGCGTACGAGTCGGGGCTGGTCACGCCCGGCGACCGGTGA
- a CDS encoding sensor histidine kinase, whose product MSNAATPPRQEPRAPAEERSGHGVRHRALAALREAATAFVPPSGAAEPLFAHAPKRWMRRLPYVIVLGFAAVLVPVTAQVLGTDYGVNDGFSGALGFAQAAPLLLAVSRPLAAWWIVFVADVIGAIVLLGHDDGQPSPFTAMVIVGYVVLCLALSLREPRRTVIGVWGATVAASLVLGAPHAPESQDTSVLMIVLSGAALLLGTLIRERGETRRRLVEQETISETERARRTLLEERARIARELHDVVAHHMTVISVQADSAPYRLSGVSDDIRREFESIAVGARDSLGEMRRLLEVLRSEDARDERAPQPGLDKLRQLVEATRRGGVPVELSLPKPVLEKDEEGWPKVSPAVDLSAYRIVQEALSNVVRHAPGAPTQVSLSTDGRHLTVLVVNGPAEKPVSGLESSGTGHGLVGMGERVRLVGGTLDVGPLPGGGFRVAARLPVAEPSSSAEEPASSAVEPAWFTADPASSAERPVAPMATADPADPAKEPGAS is encoded by the coding sequence ATGAGCAATGCAGCGACTCCTCCCCGTCAGGAGCCCCGCGCACCGGCCGAAGAGCGGTCCGGGCACGGGGTGCGGCACCGTGCGCTCGCCGCGCTGCGTGAGGCCGCGACGGCCTTCGTGCCGCCGAGCGGTGCGGCCGAGCCCCTCTTCGCCCACGCGCCCAAGCGGTGGATGCGGCGGCTGCCGTATGTGATCGTGCTGGGCTTCGCCGCCGTCCTGGTGCCGGTCACGGCCCAGGTGCTGGGGACCGACTACGGGGTGAACGACGGTTTCTCCGGGGCGCTCGGCTTCGCCCAGGCCGCACCTCTGCTGCTGGCCGTTAGCCGACCGCTGGCCGCGTGGTGGATCGTCTTCGTGGCAGATGTCATCGGGGCGATCGTGCTGTTGGGCCACGACGACGGCCAGCCCTCTCCCTTCACCGCCATGGTCATCGTGGGCTATGTGGTGCTGTGCCTGGCGCTCTCCCTGCGCGAGCCGCGCCGCACCGTGATCGGCGTCTGGGGGGCCACCGTGGCCGCGAGCCTCGTGCTGGGCGCGCCCCACGCCCCTGAGAGCCAGGACACCAGCGTGCTGATGATCGTCCTCAGCGGTGCCGCACTGCTGCTGGGCACCCTGATACGCGAGCGCGGCGAGACCCGGCGGCGGCTCGTCGAGCAGGAGACCATCAGCGAGACCGAGCGCGCCCGGCGCACGCTTCTGGAGGAACGGGCCCGTATCGCAAGGGAGTTGCACGACGTGGTGGCCCATCACATGACGGTGATATCGGTCCAGGCGGACTCCGCTCCGTACCGGCTCAGTGGCGTCTCCGACGACATACGCAGGGAGTTCGAGTCGATAGCCGTCGGGGCCCGTGACTCGCTGGGCGAGATGCGGCGGCTCCTCGAGGTGCTGCGCAGTGAGGACGCGCGGGACGAACGGGCGCCGCAGCCGGGCCTGGACAAGCTGCGCCAGCTCGTCGAGGCCACCAGACGCGGAGGTGTCCCGGTCGAACTGTCGCTTCCGAAGCCGGTTCTCGAAAAGGACGAGGAGGGGTGGCCGAAGGTGTCACCGGCCGTGGACCTGTCCGCGTACCGCATCGTGCAGGAGGCCCTGTCCAACGTGGTGCGGCACGCCCCCGGCGCCCCCACCCAGGTGTCGCTGTCCACCGACGGCCGGCATCTGACGGTGCTCGTCGTCAACGGGCCCGCGGAGAAGCCGGTTTCGGGCCTGGAGTCGAGCGGCACCGGGCACGGTTTGGTCGGCATGGGCGAGCGCGTACGGCTGGTCGGCGGCACGCTGGATGTCGGACCGCTGCCAGGTGGTGGGTTCCGGGTGGCGGCGCGGTTGCCGGTGGCCGAGCCCTCGTCGTCCGCGGAGGAGCCGGCATCGTCTGCGGTTGAGCCCGCATGGTTTACGGCCGATCCCGCATCGTCCGCGGAGAGACCCGTGGCGCCCATGGCGACCGCGGATCCTGCGGATCCCGCAAAGGAGCCGGGCGCTTCATGA